The proteins below come from a single Balaenoptera acutorostrata chromosome 2, mBalAcu1.1, whole genome shotgun sequence genomic window:
- the LOC103009746 gene encoding transmembrane emp24 domain-containing protein 9-like → MVEDFIPPPGEGYCFILTFEYTLPYSEHPRRGKESAEQRLTSGVGARVAPPQRESARGLLGFVVRARVCSLAGPAQTASDSAGKVAGACGTRGVGPGAGPGQGWGRARAAGLLPLLLGQLLALTGGGGAFYLEVSELEEKCFIQEIPDGTVVIGNYKTELYDPAMEKYQPSPQWINLFVFVKDPENKNLLARQYGPRGSFTFTSQSPGEHQICLHLESIRFALFYDGKLAIHLDMQLGEHTNDYTELAANDKLTLLHLRIQQLVEQVEKIQKEQEYQRWREERFRQTSESTNQRVLWWFILQTFILVATGIWQMQHLKSFFKAKKLV, encoded by the exons ATGGTGGAGGACTTCATCCCACCACCTGGGGAGGGCTACTGCTTTATATTGACGTTTGAGTATACACTGCCCTACTCAGAGCATC CGAGGCGGGGCAAGGAAAGCGCGGAACAGCGCCTCACTAGTGGGGTGGGAGCTCGCGTGGCCCCTCCGCAACGCGAGTCCGCGCGGGGGCTCCTGGGATTTGTAGTCCGTGCCCGAGTTTGCAGTCTCGCAGGCCCCGCACAGACAGCCTCGGACTCGGCTGGGAAGGTGGCGGGGGCCTGCGGGACGCGAGGCGTTGGGCCCGGGGCCGGCCCCGGGCAGGGATGGGGCCGAGCGAGGGCAGCCGgactgctgccgctgctgctgggGCAGCTGCTGGCGCTCACGGGCGGCGGAGGCGCATTCTACCTCGAGGTCAGCGAGCTGGAGGAGAAGTGCTTCATCCAGGAGATCCCCGATGGCACAGTGGTCATAG GTAACTACAAGACCGAGCTATACGACCCCGCTATGGAAAAGTACCAGCCCTCCCCGCAGTGGATCAATTTGTTCGTTTTTGTGAAGGACCCCGAGAACAAG AATCTGCTGGCCCGTCAGTACGGCCCTCGGGGCAGCTTTACCTTCACCTCCCAGTCTCCCGGAGAGCACCAGATCTGCCTTCACCTCGAGTCCATCCGGTTCGCCCTCTTCTATGATGGCAAGCTG GCCATTCACTTGGACATGCAGTTGGGTGAACACACCAATGATTATACGGAACTTGCAGCCAATGACAAGCTGACCCTGCTGCATCTGCGCATACAGCAGCTGGTGGAGCAAGTGGAGAAGATCCAGAAGGAGCAGGAGTACCAGAGg TGGCGAGAAGAGCGCTTCCGGCAGACCAGCGAGAGCACCAACCAGCGGGTGCTGTGGTGGTTCATTCTGCAGACCTTCATCCTTGTGGCCACTGGCATCTGGCAGATGCAGCACCTCAAGAGCTTCTTTAAAGCCAAGAAGTTGGTGTAG